Proteins from one Plodia interpunctella isolate USDA-ARS_2022_Savannah chromosome 3, ilPloInte3.2, whole genome shotgun sequence genomic window:
- the AstC-R2 gene encoding somatostatin receptor type 2: MELEDVESLGQDNLSYPHMYNGTYNGTFENCPNNNLPVVYVVTQVLYALVCVVGLLGNTLVIYVVLRYSKMQTVTNMYIVNLAIADECFLIGIPFLIITMSLRSWPFGSFMCKAYMISTGINQFTSSIFLCIMSADRYIAVCHPIAAPRLRTPLVSRVVSAAAWTASALVMTPIFMYTTLIPTENGLSCNIVWPEQESSKGQTSFTLYSFALGFAAPLTLIFVFYCLVIRKLKTVGPKNKSKEKKRSHRKVTKLVLTVIAVYVLCWLPYWAFQVALIYSPPTECASRITVTIFLVAACFSYSNSAMNPILYAFLSDNFKKSFLKACTCAAGKDVNATLHVENSVIPRKRGAQARAQARAAESRGGLSTATCGIAGGSRSEASTALTSRSVAVSEALPLEARPATLAPLIAPNGLSHSRL; this comes from the coding sequence ATGGAGCTCGAGGACGTCGAATCGTTAGGCCAGGATAATCTCAGCTATCCTCACATGTACAACGGGACCTACAATGGAACTTTCGAAAACTGCCCAAACAACAACTTGCCCGTCGTGTACGTCGTCACGCAAGTACTCTACGCCCTGGTCTGCGTCGTCGGACTCCTCGGAAACACCCTCGTCATCTACGTCGTTCTACGCTACTCCAAAATGCAGACAGTAACTAATATGTACATCGTCAATCTAGCCATCGCAGACGAGTGCTTTCTCATCGGTATACCATTCCTCATTATCACGATGTCGCTCCGATCTTGGCCATTTGGAAGCTTCATGTGCAAGGCTTATATGATATCAACGGGAATCAACCAGTTTACCAGCAGCATATTCTTATGCATAATGAGCGCTGATAGATATATTGCTGTGTGTCACCCGATAGCGGCTCCGAGACTCCGCACCCCACTTGTGTCGCGGGTGGTGTCCGCTGCTGCCTGGACTGCGTCTGCTCTCGTTATGACGCCAATCTTCATGTACACCACCCTTATTCCTACGGAAAATGGCCTCTCATGCAACATTGTCTGGCCTGAACAAGAGTCAAGCAAGGGCCAGACGTCTTTTACACTTTACTCTTTCGCTTTAGGATTTGCTGCTCCTTTGACTTTAATATTTGTCTTCTACTGTCTCGTAATTCGTAAACTAAAAACTGTGGGACCAAAGAATAAGTCCAAAGAGAAGAAACGATCTCATAGAAAGGTAACAAAACTGGTGCTGACCGTAATCGCTGTATACGTGCTTTGTTGGCTGCCGTATTGGGCATTCCAGGTGGCTCTGATCTACTCTCCGCCTACTGAATGTGCTAGTCGGATCACCGTGACCATCTTCCTTGTGGCAGCCTGTTTCAGCTACAGTAACTCGGCGATGAATCCTATTCTGTACGCTTTCTTGTCggataattttaagaaaagttTTCTGAAAGCTTGTACGTGCGCCGCTGGCAAAGATGTGAATGCTACACTGCACGTTGAGAACAGCGTAATACCGAGGAAGCGAGGAGCCCAGGCGCGAGCGCAGGCGCGAGCAGCTGAGTCTAGGGGCGGGTTGTCAACAGCCACGTGTGGTATCGCCGGAGGTTCGAGATCTGAAGCATCTACCGCTTTGACGTCGAGGTCTGTTGCAGTCAGTGAAGCCTTGCCCTTAGAGGCTCGGCCGGCAACCCTCGCGCCTCTCATAGCGCCAAACGGGTTGTCGCACTCACGTCTTTGA